TGTTTGctaaaactgaggcccagatccATGGCCAGTGTATCTGGAGACTGTGCTGACCAGCTACCTCCTGCGTCTGCTTGTCTTTCTAGTATGTTGGATGATTTCTCTCACGAGTTGGAGAGCACTCAGTCTCGGCTGGACAATGTGATGAAGAAACTTGCAAAAGTATCTCACATGACCAGTGGTATGTATGCGCTTTTAAGCTCGAGAATTCTTACTAAATTCTAGAGACACAGTCTAGGGGGTCTCTCACAGGTGTGCCCATTCAGATCCCTTTCCTCTGGCACATTTTTCTCATGCTTTGGGGTCAGAGAGTAGAAGACCAGCACGCACGGGCTTTGTCTCCTGCTCGTGGCCTTCACCTGGGAAGTGCCTTTGTGGTCCGCACCGTGCAAGGCTGATGGTGTCGGATGACGTTCCTTCTGGTGGAGTAACTTTCTTTACAATTACaaaatccttcctttttttttcctatttccttgCCAAAATAGggaattcattttaaaacagtaattaaGAGCCAGTTACTGTTTCTCCTGGACTGACTTTTCACCGAAAGAAAAACCTCTACCATTTCAGAATAAGATGGCCTTGCAGATCTCatttaaactgtttttatttaaatttgtagTAAACTATTCCAGCAAATTTGCACCAGCCTGGAGATAAAGAAGCAACATTTTTCAAATTAGTTACTGTGTAGGAAGATGTTTTCCAGTGACTATTCTTTTTGTTACTACAACCCATCTTCCCTATTATATGAGAAATAGTACCTTTTTAAGTCAAAAGAAAATCcagtatctttttttccctttatttgtgGGAGTCTCCGGGTGAAGGGAGGAACTGAGACATTCTTCaaggtcattgtgaggattaaatgaaataataattagTGTACAAGCGTTTAAGGGTGTCTCTCATGTATTAGTACATAGTAAatgtttgtttgaaaaaaaataaaggataagaCAGGTGGAAGATGGCCCTGGGGGCAAAGGACCTGTTATATTCAAGACAAAGGGAAGCTCCTAGCTTCCCGGTTTCCTTCATTCTCTCCAGGGGCAAAATCTTCATGCTTCTAGCAGGCTCTTCATTGCCTGCGGCAGGCACCAGCTTAGTTCATCTTCCACACACCTAGAGGGAGGTTTGCAAAgtcctctcctgcttccctctgttctctcctcttccacccgacccctctttaaaaaaaaaaagcgttttaCTGAAGTATTATATAACCAATTTCAACCAGATCTCTCACTAGTTTATGTATTAGTCGCAAAGTCAAGTAGCTACTTCAGCACCAGTTTTGTTTGGAGAAGAGCAGCGGAACAAAGATGCACTGTGTCCTTGTCCCCAGCATTCTGGGTATGAATAATTTAGAAAAGTACTTGCATTGTGATAAGTGTTTCCGTGTGTATAAATAGCACTAGGCCTGCTTATGCCTTCTCCTACTTGCTCCCAGAAGAAAAGTTTGGGGAGCAAAGTAAGAACTTCAGTTATGTTTGTCTAAGAAAGAGAGCCAGGAAACAGAGCCTTTAGCCTGAAAGGCCCTTAGGTTTGGACAGCTTGCCTGTGGGGCTCATTTTAATCTCTGTTTGCTCCCCAGAGAATTGCTCGGGGCCTCCTACTTGGCGGTGTTGGCTTCAATTTGACAGCGAGGCAATTTGtgtttgtctctgttttcctCCATAACTTTTAGGAAAGTTCACTGCTTTTCAACCAAGCCTGTGCATAAAGAGTGTCAAGACACGCTGAAGTTTGATTAGGCAGTAACTAAACGCCCACGCTCCACAGCCCTGCAGAGGCGagacctcccccccccccgcccagtgCTGGCTGCTTCCTGGGCAGAAATCACCCAAGACGCCATGCTTACTATTTGGAATGACCCAAGAGAGACTAATCTTCTCAATCTCCTGCCCTCAAAAAGTATATTCTTTTGTGTGGATACCAAGGTTTTCTTCCCCTCACTTTCCCAAATTCTGttgttcatcttttctctttAGGGGAAGAGACTATATTGGGAGGGGGAAAAACCTGTGGAGTCCCCTTTTTCCCCCTGACTTTTTGAGGCAGGTCCTGAGCTTGCAAAAAGCTGGTTTTGTGACTTGAGGTCACAAGAGCCCTTGTGGTTAGTACCCACCCCTTCTGGGGGTAAGTCTGCTAGGGTAACAGCTAGGGGTTGCCCAGTTCATGCTTCCTAGAAGCAACTTAACACTTCAGAGGAAAGTGCATTTAAAAGAGCATTCCTGGGTTGTGCTAGCTTGTGTGATGGCTGTCCTCCTTGATGAAAACCCCTATTTAGTTCAGTTGCAGAAGAGAAAGTgagtggaggtgggaggagggttgGGTAGAGGCTGACGGGAAGCTGGTTCAGTATTGGAAATCCAGGTCTGAGATGGCAGGATGCCTTGTTAGGAAGCATTTACCTTGACTGTATCATCCTAGAATATAGACTAATCATTTTAATGAGAGGGCTTTTAAATtgtcataaacattttaaaatagatgaaAGAATGGTAGGTACTTGAGTTTTCTGGACCACTGAAGTGATAGTTAAACAGATTAATACTATTATCTTTTAATACCATAATCTATTATCTATTACTCTTAAAGGCCAGCTCTGCTTCCCCACACCTTTTGGACTAGTCTTGTTTCAGAAAAGGAACAGATGGACTTGAGGTCTTGACCCTAATCCCCAGTTACTAAGTGAGTTTCTAGCATGTGTGATGGAGAGCAGGATGAGCCACTAGGAAGGTACTTGCTTTACTCACTACTGTTTGGTAGCACTTCTCTTGGCCGGTTCTAAGACTTTGCTGTCCGTGGCATTTAAGTAACTGAAGTACATGTTTTGTGGACTTGGCGCATTGCTTTGTGGAGAGTTCTGCAGTGTATTTTCTTAGATTCAGACCTTTTTATAATGTGATTCTCAGTAGCTCTGGTGTGCGAAAATCTGCAGGCTTTCAAATAAACTTTCGGTGAATCAGTGTATGCACCTTTATATTTCTACTTAAATGGAACTCTTCCTTCCAGCAGTTGAGCTGCATTGTCACAGGCTTTATCTCAGCCTGACCCTTTGTGCAAAACAGCAGGGCTCCTCTGTGGAGAGGCTTGCTCTTCCTACATCTGCCCAAGTGAAGGGTGCGTCCTGACGACAGACAGCATCCTGTGCCCCGACTGTGGGCCCGCAGAGGGTGCAAGGGTATTCGTGTTGTGTAGTTTTCCCAGCAGCCCTGAGAGTTAGGGGGACGCAGTCAGGATTGTGGGCGGGAGCCTGTGTGGGCCCTTCTGTCCCTCGGCGCCTCCTTGCTCTCAGCCATTTAGATGGATTCTGGCTACTTTGTTTACTGCACCTGTTCTAAATTGTGAGTAGGGCAGAAAGCTTCAGAAAAGACATTCCACTTTTATTTATAGATAAGCTGTGTCAGTTACTTCAACACAGTTACTGGTTAAGTGATCTTTCTTGCCCAGGGGTGGTGTGAAGTTCATCACCCCGTGATCACTGCAGCTTGCTTTTTCAGCTCATTGTTTCCTGAAGTGACCAGCAGTAGCTTTCATCTCCTTTCTATCCTTCCATTGTGCTCATTAAGAAAAGAACATGATTACTGTTTAAATGATTTGATTATTTTGGTGGGAGATTAAAGCTGACGAGCTTTGATCTGTAATACCAATGCCAACATCTTTTCCAGGGATGTGGTAACTGCCAGAAGAGAACTGTGATCCATAGATTTTAATTAGAGACTTGAGACACAAAGCAGGTACTTGTTACAAGGCTGGCTTTCAGGGGACGGGCAGGGTTGTGAATGCACATGCAGTGCAGGCCAGGAAGAGCAGCGGTAAGAGTCCAGGTGCCCGGGCAGGTTCAGAGCAGCGGTAAGAGTCCAGGTGCCCGCGCAGGTTCAGGGCCTCTGCCCATTCTGTCTGCATCCAGGTGTTGCCTTAAGTTTCCTGTCACTGTATCTTGGGGGACGTCGAGTCCCGGGAGAGCTGACCCTCGTGTCCTGCCTTCCAGATCGGCGCCAGTGGTGTGCCATCGCTGTCCTCTTCGTGGTCCTCCTGGTCGTGCTCATCCTCTTCTTAGTGCTGTGACAGCGTGGCCCCCGGCTCGCTTCCTCCTGCACAGGAacctgaggggagagggagaagcagcGCACGGTGTGCCCGCCCCTCGCGTCCCTCGCCTGGAAACACAGCCTGCGCTGACTTTTCTCTCTGTGACCCCACCATGGAGATCAGGTCCTTCAGCCCAGCTTGGGGAGGGCCGGCGGGAAGAGGAAGTCGACGACTGCACACTCCTGGTGCCCCCTGGCCTGGATCCGAGGACAGCGGGCCCTGCTTTGCCCCCCTGGACCTCGCTCCCCCTGGAGGGCCTTCGAGGAATCCAGAAAAATTCGCAGACTCGGCTCGTGTTGGCTGTTGCTCATTCCATCCGTCTTGGCAgctcctcctgccccccacccccggctcagACCCTTCCCCCGCCAGACAGCACGCGCTGGCCCATCCAGGGGCATCCATCGGGGATGTGGGCCCCTGGGTGGGTTTCACATCCTGTCGCGGCAGCGTCCCTTTGCCCCTGAAAGCTGGCGGTTAGTGGGGACAGAGGGCTCGGAAGTACTTTGTGACAGAAGATGCAGTGACTGGTTTTTCAGGGATAAGTGCTAGGGTGAAAGTGCTTCCCCGAGCACAGTTTTTTGTGGTAGGAATaaccaatggaaaagaatgaaaagcactgGGCTTTGGGGGTGCTGGCAACTTGTGGCTTGAATGGAAGGGAGGACAGGGCAGCAGGACACAGCTGGAGAGGGCGGGTGAGGTCACCAGGGTCAGGCCCTTGCTGGATTCATGTCGCTATCCTACAGCCTCCTCCCTAGAGGTGCAAGTTGCATTTCTAAAGTGACCCTTAGATGAGCAGCTCACGTGAGTGGACTGAGATCTCGAGGTGGTGTCATCGGCAGTTATTTTATTCCTGCAGCACTCTGccttgggggctggggggggggggcgggggcagcacGTTGACTACATTTACTCAGAAACTATAATGTCAAGAAGGCTAGTTCTGGACCAGATTTTTCTTACCCTGTGAGTGATTGCAAGGATGGGTAGGTGAACTTGGTTCCTTTTTCCCTGAGATGACAGTTCAATTTTATCATCCATTCAAATAACTGAGCCAATCGAAATTTAAATGACAGACACTTCAGTTGGGTTTTAGTAGCTGAAACTGCTGAGACACTGTACCCTTCACGCTTCTGATGACTTTTAAAATGCCTCCCGTGTACACATGTATATAGGATATTTTTATAACCTCCCTGATGAAAACCTAATATTGAAGTAGCAGCTGCGCCCAGAGCCAGCACTTGgcagtggaggctgcaggtctCTCCTCACTATCTTTTTTGCACTTGGGAAGCACAGCAACATCTGGGTAGAGTTCTAGCTTTGACTTCCAGCTCCCCATCTCTTGGGGCCCACTCCTCAGCAcgctttttcttcttgttttgtttgtatcGTTTGTTTGTGTTGGGCTTTTgttttctggtgtgtgtgtgtgtgtgtgtgtgtgtgtgtgtgtgtgtgtgtgtgtgtgtgtgtgtgtgtgtgtgtggtttgtaaTGATGTACTTGCCTAGCTAACCTTTGAATTgcactttttaataaatatttgtaacagttttttaaagaagGGTATTATATCATGGTAGGTAAGGAAATCTGCCTGTTGATGAAAGCTAAAAGCAGGTTTATAAAACTAAAAGGGTGATTGACATCCACGTTTACACTCAACTCTATGTGACATATAagttatttcttttcaaattagaaaaaaaagtgattattaCAAAGGGCTTCAGGTGTAGGATACTAGATTATTTGTTTTACAGAGTTTTGAGACTTTGTTAAGATAGCCTTCTACAAACTGAGGACAGGGCTGGTCCTTAGATTTGCATTAAAATGTACACGTCTTTTTAAATATCCATGTGGACCTTGTCTCAGTACTGTAATCCCCACTTTCCACGTGACACGAAGCAGCCGGCTTCTTGATGAATTACAGGGTTGCCCTGTTTAAACGCCATGCTATTATCTGGGTGTTACCAGTTTACTGTGCCCCTCGAAACTGACGTGTGTCAGCGGGGCCTGTTGGGAACACGCTGGTCATGAGTGAGTAAGCTTCTCCCCAGGCTTCAGGGACCAAGTTCTGTGACGCCGAGGCTTAACCACTAAGTGTGTGGGGCTCTTTAGAGCCGGCAGGCTCGCTGATTTAAGGTGTTTGCTAAACAGTGGCTGTTGTAGACCAGACTGGGCTGAAGCTGAAGAGGAAtctgtttagaaagaaaaattgctTAAAGTCCCGTCACTACGGCATTCTCCCTGTAGGGCCACTGCTCTTTCTGGCCTCGGAGGAGCCGTTCTCCGATAGGCCGCCTCTTCATGTGTTTGTCAGAGCTGCTTGGCCCGAGATGTAACCTCTGGCCTACGTGACCTGATCCTGAGACCCACCCTGTTGTACCAGGACTGAGCAGTCACTACAGACCAGTGTTCTCTTGAAGACCATGCCCACGGCCCAGTCAGACTCCAGACTGGCAGAGAGAGCATGCCAGGGGCTTAGGTTTCCTCATCAGTGATCCTGATGCTTTGGGTTCCTTGCAAGTGGTCCCCTGACCCTGAGTggtggactgggggtggggggcggagtgAATGCCCGTGACACCCCTACTAGGCTTAGAGGCACTTCCTGTAGCCGTGgggctttctctctccttcagccTCTGTACTTTGTGCTGTACTCGTCATTGCTAAAAAACTGGCAGAATATGACGGctaacaaacagaaagaaagagctcAACTTCTGTTTCTTGGAAGAGCATTTCTCCTCCACTGGTTTGGTGAGGTGGGGTGTAGAATGGGGTAATGAACCATGGAGAGCATTTGCCAGAGTGGGACTCCAGCTGGAAAAGCGAAATACCTTTAGTTTTTGGTCCTGATTTTTGATCTTGTCTTTGTGAGAACCGTGAAGAATCACAATGCGCTCTGTGTGCCACTACCGTGTGGCAATTGGAAGTCACAGCATGTATGTTACATGAGGATCTTCACGCCAGAGTCGGGGGAGAAACTTGGTAACTTGCCCATTATTCTCTGCTTTTAGCCAGAGTTAAACAGACTGATGGGTCTGGTAGCCAACAACTTGGCAACTTCCACTCCTTCTCACCTCGTGAGATTAAGGGCTGCGAAGAAAAATGCAGTCTTAACTCCAGCAGAAATCTGTCTCCGCTAAGTGTTTTACCTTCTGTAAGTgaaggtggcagagccaagatctTCCTTTTGGTAATTTCCCTGTCAAGTGAGACCATTACCACCTTTCTAGAGAACGCATAGCATTTGAAGATCTCAAACCAACTGATAAATAGGAGTTGTTTTCCCACTCTGGAATTTTGACCATTTGGCGTTACCTTGTACACAGGACAaatttgtaaacaaaacaaaattcggACTGTCTGGAAAGCTGAAGTTCTAAAACACGGAACGCACTACCGTCAGTGCTCCCTCTTCTTCTAACTCTCGTTGGCATTTCTTCCACTCCCaggttttttaagattttttttttctttttgaagactgTTCTTTGTCCATCAAGAGCAGAGAGAAGGTGAAGCCAAAGGGTCCTCAGCCCTGCAGTCAGGTGGCGCTGTCCCCGACCACAGTCGGGACACGAGGACAGGGCCCCGAGGGGCCGTCAGGCGCAGCGGCCTCTTCCTCCAGGGCCCTGCTCGAGGGGCAGCTCAGCCCCTGGGCTGCCCTGGCAGGAGGTGGTAAGACTCTGTCCTGCCCAGCTCCCATCCTTCACAGAATATGCTTGTGCTGAAAACAAGGAGCTCCTGTCTTGCAAGGCCCGTGTCAGTCTGTTATCTATAAAACATGTGCCGTCCCACCATGTCTGCCTGATAACGCTCACAGGGAGGCTGCTGTCGCGTCCAGAACCCCAGGAGAGTTCTTAGTAGAGAGAACAGCCCTTCAGAGCCTAGGACGGCACTGTTGTGAACCTGGAGACCGAAGCCGGGTGCCGGGTCCCCCAGGCTGGGGCCGAAGCTCCAAGCTAGCGGACTTCTGGGGTGTTAGCATCCCTGACGGTAGCCTCAGAAGGACTTATGGTCACTTCGCTCAGTAGTCCTCTTGTTCAGAGTTGAAACACTTTCAGCTCCCGCAGCAGACATGGGAGTCACTGGGTGGGTTGCAGTCCAGACTTGGCACCAGGGAGCCTGCACCCTGTCTGGACCAGGCTGACCTCAGTGACATGACGTAGTCTGGTAGTGGCTTGTCACGCTCCCGCCTCAGCCCAGCCACTTGATGTCTTTTGCTTTGGGACAACCACTGGCGCTCTGGTCACGTTGCTGCGATCTCCATGCGCTGAAAGTTCTTTGTTATATGATATTATAAGTCTCTTTACTAGGACAGACGCTTGGGGAggtgaggataaaagaaaaagaacttggTTTCCCTCCGACATAAGCTAATGTGTTGGCGCTGTCTTCCTTCTGATGTGACCTTTGTCCAGAAATGCCCTTCCCCGAGGCCGTGCAGATGGGAGCTGTGCTTAGACTGGGATTGTCCGATCACCTGCCCTACTGCCGGGGTTTCACATGAACATTTCATGGTCCTGGTTTGCCAGCTGCAGCCAGACGCTTTGTGAGAAagtatattttacctttttttttttttaaaggttatgagTTATCAAACCCGGAAGCCACTTGATTATCCAGGGGTGTTAGAAATAAGACCACCTGGCTTTGCTGTCTGCTGACCGGAGCTCTTGAGCCTGTTCCCTGGTGGCAGCCCAGCACTCCACTCCAGCCCGGCTTTCCGTCAGCCCCGGGGTGGGACCGAGTTCAGGACGGTTCTTTCCTGCTCTGCAGAAAGTAGGTTCTGGCTGAGACCCTGCTACTGAATGGGAATTGTGACGCCACAGTTAGTCGGTTCCGGGAGAGACAGCCGTCCTAATCCTCAGGTAGATAGTGCGTCTGTGCCCTGTTGTCTGTGCGAGGTGAGGAGAGGCCAGGCAGGTGTCCCACTAATAAGTTACTGGAACTGCTCTAAGTGCCATGTTATGACGTCCTGGCTGACCCAGGCTGGGAGAACGCGCAGGGTTGGGGGGTGGCCTGGAAACCCGGAAAGGGCCAAAGAAAGCAAGCTGTAAATGATGATGGATTTGGTTTTTGTAAGTGGAAGTAAGCTTTCACCGGctcatttgtaataaaaaattaatgtaattaaaaacaGTGTGTAATATGTGGCAGTGCTCAGCAGGACTAAAcgattgttttttcctttcaaagataAATAACCTTACGgcgttttatttttaattaactagaAGGTACAAACAAAAGAAGTGAGATCAAggattagaaatgcaaaatgccGTGGTGATTTCCAGATGGTGCTCTCCCCGCACCCAACACGAGAACGGTGCCAGAGCCCTGGTGCCAGCAGTTCACAGCCCCGCTGTGGGTAGAGCTTGCTTCCTGTATGCAGTGGGTCTCCAAGTGTGGTGTGGGACCGTCAGCGGCGGTGGCATCCCCTGgtaacttgctagaaatgcagattcgCGAGCCCCGCCCCAGACTCACAGACTGGGGTGGGGTGAGTGGGctgtttaacaagccctccaggggatttGATGCACAGTCAAGGGTGCGAACCACTGCTTCTGCATCCTGGAATTTAGGCTACAGTAAACCACCCCTGTAAAATGAAACAGCTTCATGGCCTTCATTGTAATCCTGACATTAAACAAATGTTGATGACACTGTAaacttgaaaacttaaaaaaaaacaaaaacgtgtTTAAAAAAGCCTCAACTAGCTATCCTTAAAAGTGATATTTTTACACCCTTAAGTTTATCAGTAATGTTTCTTACTTCTACTCTTGAAATCATGTTACAACTGCATAAAGACTACTGTTCAGTAttaaagagaaatggagagaccATGAACTTTGTCCTGGTTTTTGAtttggttggtttttatttttagttcttttcatACCGAAACAgagctccctcccctccttccatcCCCATTAGTAAACATGGATACGTGCATATGTCTGGGGTGGGAAAAGTTTGTGCCTGGTGGAAGATGTGAATTCTAAACTGTTTTCTCCGGCTGAGTGCGTTATATGAATTCTTAAACCCCCAAGCAGCCATACTATTCCTTTCCAATATCATACGACACAGTTTCAGTTGGAATGAGGCACCTGAGGGAGCAGAGAGACTAGAACACAAAGGAACTGAGTCCCGTATTTCCCTCTTGCTGAAGTGTTAACCAACAAGGATAGTGCCCATCCCAGCTGGTAGCTCTGCGGGACAAGGCGACCGGGCTACGTgagctccttaagggcagggaTCTTCCTCATTCCTCTTGCCATCATCACCCTTGCTCAGCCTGActgagcaccttctgtgtgccaggcactgttctaagtacttgcTGTTAACACATATAGCACTGGAAATGGCTGTGTGAACCAGAGAGGTTTTTTCATCTAATATTATCATCTCAGATCTGCACATGGGGAAATTGGGAAACAAGTAGtttctcaaggtccatccactgGACCACATACTGTGCCCCCGCTGCCTCACATAGAAATTGGCCCAGCAGTGCTTCCCGAGTCCTCAGCCTGACGTCCCCCTAATAGCCAGAAGGGGCAGAGGCGAATCAACATACCAACCAGCCTCGACAGAGGAGTGAGTGCTTACTTTGAGAGTTAACGGTGACTATTTCAGGAGGAGGAAATGGTTCCATGTATCTCCTGATAAAAGCCCATCACCTCCCTGTCCCCCAGGGGCCAACGTGAACCACGTGGCGTGGACAAGGGGAGAAGCGCATCCCCACGGCTCAGCAAGAGTGCTGTTGTTCCCAGGTCCCACTGGCTGCAAGTCTTACACAGAACTCTTGTTGGAAGTGCTAAAAGACGAGGCCGAGGCCCAAGGCAAAAACGGAACTCACAGGACGGGAAGACCCATCCGCGCCATCACAATGTTTTCACTGTCCAAGAGGACACGTTCCAAGTCAGTGCGCCCCCATCCCTGGAACATCGGGGTGTCAGTTGTCTGCGAACAGGGCCCCCACTCCAGGATGCCGACAGCCAGAACGCAGCGGTGGCTCCTGTTTGGTGCAGGCAGAGCCTGAGCACAGACGTCCGCGCCACTACCTCTCAGGGAGGGAGCGATGGGCTCCAGAAGCCGACTTGGACATGTACTCGCAAGGCCAGCCTCCCTGACCTCTGCACTGCCGCTTCCTCCCTCCCGTTCTCCCTCAGGGACACCGTTAAATACTTCGTGCCCATTCACAAAAGCTCACGGGACTGGCCGGCCTTTGGGAAGTGGTTGTAAACTCTTCCAGGAGCAAATTTCTCAATCTTTGTATCTCATTAGTAGCTAATACTTCTGGCCAATACTTGATGAGAATCTGATGTGCCAGCAGGTCTTTGACCAAGGCCTTAGGGACACGTTGAGGAAGTAAaacacttttttgtttattctcacAACCCCATGAGGGAAACACTCTTTTTTGGGGTTTTGATTTTataagtttacttatttatttttggctgccttgggtcttcgttgctgtgtgcgggctttctctagttgcggcgagcagcggcttctcttgttgcagagcatgggctgtaggcgcgcacggcgtcagtagtcgtggcacatgggctcagttgtggcgcgcaggctctagagcgcaggctcagtggttgtggcacatgggcttagtcgctctgcgggcatgtgggatcttcccagaccagggctcgaacccgtgtcccctgcattggcaggcggattcttaaccactgcaccaccagggaagtcccaagggaaaTACTGTTGAGGCCCATTTTGTACCTGAAAACTAGGGCATGGAGCAATTCaggaatttgcccaaggttacaatcagtaagtggtagagtcagAATGGGAACCCAGGTCTGACTGGACCATTATGCAGCCTCCCTGAAAAGTCACCATCCAG
The sequence above is drawn from the Tursiops truncatus isolate mTurTru1 chromosome 1, mTurTru1.mat.Y, whole genome shotgun sequence genome and encodes:
- the STX6 gene encoding syntaxin-6 isoform X2 — protein: MKDQMSTSSVQALAERKNRQALLGDSGGQNWSTGTMDKYGRLDRELQLANSHFIEEQQAQQQLIVEQQDEQLELVSGSIGVLKNMSQRIGGELEEQAVMLDDFSHELESTQSRLDNVMKKLAKVSHMTSGANVNHVAWTRGEAHPHGSARVLLFPGPTGCKSYTELLLEVLKDEAEAQGKNGTHRTGRPIRAITMFSLSKRTRSKSVRPHPWNIGVSVVCEQGPHSRMPTARTQRWLLFGAGRA
- the STX6 gene encoding syntaxin-6 isoform X6, with protein sequence MKDQMSTSSVQALAERKNRQALLGDSGGQNWSTGTMDKYGRLDRELQLANSHFIEEQQAQQQLIVEQQDEQLELVSGSIGVLKNMSQRIGGELEEQAVGQREPRGVDKGRSASPRLSKSAVVPRSHWLQVLHRTLVGSAKRRGRGPRQKRNSQDGKTHPRHHNVFTVQEDTFQVSAPPSLEHRGVSCLRTGPPLQDADSQNAAVAPVWCRQSLSTDVRATTSQGGSDGLQKPTWTCTRKASLPDLCTAASSLPFSLRDTVKYFVPIHKSSRDWPAFGKWL